The Nitrospinaceae bacterium genomic sequence CATCAATTCTAAATGAAATATTTCATTATGAATTTATTGATATTTGCTCATCATAATGTCATAACTGCTTTCGATTTGGCCTGAACTTCACTAGGCATCTAGTAATACTTGCAAATGTAATGCCTAAAGCACGATGCCACAAACTGATTTGGAATGTAAAGTGAAATCAAAGGTATGCAGTCTGATTTATTCACCTCTTTTACGTATTTGAATCTTACGACGGTTTTCATCCACTATTTCTATGAAAACTTCCGTGCTGGAAGATATCTTTTGAAGAGAAAGCCGGTCTGCCCACTCTATGAGGAGCAAACTACCGGAATCGCCCCATTCATCCAACCCGAGGTCCTCGGGTGCCGCATTCTTGGGTAATCGATAGAGATCCACATGACTAACCGGCGGTACGGTGGGGTGATGTTGGATATAAACGTAGGTAGGACTACGTACTACCCTGTTTTCACCCCCCGGGAGAGCGTGAATTACTCCTCTGGCGAAAACAGATTTGCCTGCTCCGAGATCCCCATAAAGCAAGACCACATCACCGGCCGTCAAAGATTTGGCTAAATCACGCCCGCAAGCTTCTGTTTCCTCAGCTGAGGAACTTTCTTTGGTAAACGAGGTCGGATTCAGAGTTCACTCCCCTTTTTCAATATTTAGAATACACGCCCTTGCACGAGGAATTTGAGGGAGTAAATCCGTTGCCGTGAGACCTATTCCGCCAATTTGAGAAGTTGCAATATCTCCGGCCAAACCATGAAGATAGGTACCTACGACCATGGCTTTTTCTCCCGAAAGGCCCTGCGCAAGAAGGGCACCGATCACACCGGCTAAGACATCTCCCGTACCCCCCGATGCGAGAGCTGGATTTCCCGTGGGGTTTAACCACGCATTACCGCTTGGTGATGCATTAATGGTGCGTGCCCCTTTGAGCGCGATATGAACTTTGTGGCCCACCGCAAAATCAATGGCCACCGAAACCCTGTCAGTTTGCACCTCAGCAACACTTATCCGATTCAAGCGGGCCATCTCGCCAGGATGAGGTGTAAGTATTAGACCGCCTCTCATTCCTGCAAGCGCAGTAATATCCTGTGAAAGTGCATTTAGCCCATCAGCGTCTAATACAATTGGAATTTCGATGTGTTGTATGAGTTGATGAACTAATTCCATGGTACGGGGATGTGTCGAAATACCAGGACCGACAATCATGGCATCCATGGCTGCCGAAGTCTCTAAAATGGATTCGAATGCCGAGGCATCAATTGTCCCGGACGAAGTGGCGGGGAGAGAGAGGGTCATGATTTCCGGCGGGCCTGACTCCACGGCATATGCCAGATTTTCGGGCACCGCTAAAGTAACCTTCCCTGCTCCGGCTCGAAGACCGGCAGAGGCTGCCATAATCGCGGCCCCCATCATTCCTTTTGAACCCGAAACAACTAACAGGTTACCTGCGTCCCCCTTGTGGGCGTCGAATTTTCTTTGTGGAAGAAAAGCCGCAACATCTCCCCGGTCTACTAGCTGCAGTGGAATGTTTTCTTCCTCGACGCACTGGCGAGGGATTCCGATATCGGCGAGAGAAATCTCTCCGCAGAGCCCCGCAGCGGGCATTAAAAAATGCCCGCGCTTATAGGCACCAAAAGTAATAGTAAGTTCAGAGACAAGATGCGGTGGCGTTGCT encodes the following:
- the tsaE gene encoding tRNA (adenosine(37)-N6)-threonylcarbamoyltransferase complex ATPase subunit type 1 TsaE encodes the protein MNPTSFTKESSSAEETEACGRDLAKSLTAGDVVLLYGDLGAGKSVFARGVIHALPGGENRVVRSPTYVYIQHHPTVPPVSHVDLYRLPKNAAPEDLGLDEWGDSGSLLLIEWADRLSLQKISSSTEVFIEIVDENRRKIQIRKRGE
- a CDS encoding NAD(P)H-hydrate dehydratase; protein product: MAHPLVSAEEMRRIDERAIENYGIPSAALMETAGARAAQITWEHFGKPGLRVLVVAGKGKNGGDGFVIARHLQNLGADVRVQALFSPEDASGDSAVFLNILNEMGLPVESILTGEDIPRLRSAAIHSEIVVDAILGTGFTPPARGIVGESLTALSEVKTRVVALDIPSGLDSTTGAATPPHLVSELTITFGAYKRGHFLMPAAGLCGEISLADIGIPRQCVEEENIPLQLVDRGDVAAFLPQRKFDAHKGDAGNLLVVSGSKGMMGAAIMAASAGLRAGAGKVTLAVPENLAYAVESGPPEIMTLSLPATSSGTIDASAFESILETSAAMDAMIVGPGISTHPRTMELVHQLIQHIEIPIVLDADGLNALSQDITALAGMRGGLILTPHPGEMARLNRISVAEVQTDRVSVAIDFAVGHKVHIALKGARTINASPSGNAWLNPTGNPALASGGTGDVLAGVIGALLAQGLSGEKAMVVGTYLHGLAGDIATSQIGGIGLTATDLLPQIPRARACILNIEKGE